In Candidatus Paceibacterota bacterium, a single genomic region encodes these proteins:
- the rpsQ gene encoding 30S ribosomal protein S17 — translation MNSTETKQNIIKKGGRIFSGVVVSDKMKDTIVVEVTRFVKHEKYKKYHKVAKKFKAHDAGNTKKIGDKVDIKETKPISKDKHFTVI, via the coding sequence ATGAATAGTACAGAAACAAAACAGAATATCATAAAAAAAGGAGGCAGAATTTTCTCTGGTGTTGTCGTTTCCGACAAAATGAAGGATACTATCGTCGTCGAAGTTACTCGTTTTGTGAAGCATGAAAAATATAAGAAATATCACAAGGTAGCTAAAAAATTTAAGGCTCACGATGCAGGCAATACAAAAAAAATAGGTGATAAAGTCGATATAAAAGAAACCAAACCTATTTCTAAAGACAAGCATTTCACCGTAATTTAA
- the rpmC gene encoding 50S ribosomal protein L29 has protein sequence MKTKDIKKNIKGKSATELNDLLAQKKVALRDFRFGLAGSKSRNIKEGRGLKRDIARVKTELRSKK, from the coding sequence ATGAAGACTAAGGATATAAAGAAGAATATCAAAGGAAAAAGCGCGACGGAGCTTAATGACCTGCTTGCTCAAAAAAAGGTGGCTCTACGTGATTTTAGGTTTGGTTTGGCTGGTAGTAAGTCGAGGAATATCAAAGAGGGCAGAGGTTTAAAAAGAGATATCGCTCGAGTAAAAACAGAGTTAAGAAGCAAGAAATAA